Proteins found in one Lycium ferocissimum isolate CSIRO_LF1 chromosome 6, AGI_CSIRO_Lferr_CH_V1, whole genome shotgun sequence genomic segment:
- the LOC132060410 gene encoding mediator of RNA polymerase II transcription subunit 13 isoform X3 yields the protein MWTNVFKIGGLHQISWFQFLPHEADVNSLVDKSVKLDKKEAATWLVLSSHLQLQKEGFLSTWTNSFVGPWDPSQGLYNPDEKIKLWLFLPGKHSSVVEKAHSAVSKLRVLASGLWVAPGDSEEVAAALSQALRNCMERTLRGLSYVRYGDVFTKHRPFSQNEELFRKGQPVVEFIFAATEEAIFVHVIISAKHIRALSSGDIDKISENTSNVSGEGLPVIVSPHGMRGRLTGCCPADLVKQVYLSSSKLSASNGVVGLPCNASQSAYQLKGQNCYVEVSLGCTAPENNNIQESSNVQNNSSRPTITEASAMANVVQSKIPDNCGKMLIYPPEAVLVPVVQTACARSSLKRFWLQNWIGPSLSFTSSFMHCFDFHSDAKVNSLDGSWLEANVIRSNRRYNSSSNSNSSSVSSISTSSSDSDYKTSGTGDLEADADSLMCRQSGLSSLDRSQNDNLKTGFKRSRTGISESFSQGGAVINSSTSDYASMEVNNSAITGGNDQSGLEWGWDDDDRVGMDIQALLSEFGDFGDFFENDALPFGEPPGTAESQALMFPAADSVDVGSSSGPSMMDVQDQMLLPVGFPSFDSFNQPPPPAILDDSLSKHQEVIKSATVANQVNSASASIAGEFDHLIKAEALISFAPEYGAVETPTGENTHSIFRNPYVPKSREVETANSSSNSYVYSATPPLSPCFDASEEKSGVTVNLKTGTGRHDTSSILQSKKYYTHVESGKEKNDDKLSGSVHSGATHEAQVGQSPFSGFNSTNSVKCIHNKTEKANEGLLKAGSSGQSMKTVLATEVECLMCQAFMCKIRHTLLSSSSYLPVGMSRMSGCTVINQSQGEAVVTMDNMSSKSEMRKKELIPVRIAGDIDGGLLDGTLNAPVAATNSPVGVWRSVGVSKGMKQPSAGLEPGHSIQHNSFIEESMLAYGLRQPLQELLDGMALLVQQATSLVDVALDADSNDGSYGWLALQEQWRRGFSCRPSMVHAGCGGVLASCHSLDVAGVELIDPLSADVQASFTLTLLQNDIKTALKSAFGTMEGPLSVVDWCKGRSQSNDGGISGDGFSAESTASANGIRVDEASERRLSQDTCLSESEQLPGSRLRPTLAAVPYPAILVGYQDDWLKTSPSSLQLWEKAPFEPYAMPKHMTYHVVCPDINALTTAATDFFQQLGTVYETCKLGTHSPQCMGNEMEIDSGKNASSGFVLIDCPQSMKIDSSGASMLGSISDYFLSLSNGWDLESYLKSLSKVLRNLKLTSCMTMNPKEGSTGPCTVIYVVCPFPEPLSVLQTVIESSIAVGSVVLSSDKERRSTLHNQVGKALSYSAAVDEALSNVLTLSGFCIPKLVLQIVTVDAIFRVTSPALSELVILKEIAFTVYNKARRISRGSSSDMVQSSSMSGRSHPGLMQMTSPVPGMWKDCPRSIGTSLQREADLDASLRPGSWDNWQTSRGGGLGCEPNRIGDFSCQDETRYLFEPLYILSEPGSLDRGLSFPMSGNPMAESSKLLLDDGTSGSFMQSSASSGGGDTGLNTQSETSEPDGFGSAHQKSLPSLHCCYGWTEDWRWLVCIWTDSRGELLDNHIYPFGGISSRQDTKGLQSLFVQILQQGCQILQACPPEAAIAKPRDFVIARIGCFLELECQEWQKALYSVGGSEVKKWSLQLRRSVPDGMTTASSNGTSLQQQEIGLIQERALPSSPSPLYSTHSKASSFMKGGLGQPSTRKQLIGGQGIADNSRGLLQWVQSISFVSLSIDHSLQLMFQADSMSHGTSQSSGIMSQPGYLEGYTPVKSLGSTSTSYILIPSPSMRFLPPVSLQLPTCLTAESPPLAHLLHSKGCAIPLSTGFVVSKAVPTMRRDARSISKEEWPSVLSVSLVDYYGGSNIIQEKFLKGVSKVGGRGTGSETRDVEIATHLILENIAAELHALSWMTVSPAYLERRSALPFHCEMVLRLRRLLHFADKEVSRQPEKSQV from the exons GGTGGCTTACATCAAATATCTTGGTTTCAGTTTCTTCCTCACGAAGCCGATGTTAACTCTCTAGTGGACAAGAG TGTGAAGCTGGATAAGAAAGAAGCTGCCACATGGCTCGTACTCTCGTCGCATCTACAACTGCAGAAGGAAGGGTTTCTCAGCACATGGACCAATTCCTTTGTTGGACCTTGGGACCCATCTCAGGGTCTTTACAACCCTG ATGAGAAGATCAAGCTCTGGCTTTTTCTCCCTGGGAAGCATTCATCCGTTGTTGAAAAGGCACACTCAGCTGTATCCAAATTAAGAG TTTTGGCATCTGGTCTCTGGGTGGCTCCTGGAGATTCAGAAGAGGTTGCTGCTGCGCTATCTCAGGCCTTAAGGAATTGCATGGAAAG AACGCTCAGAGGACTTTCATATGTTAGATATGGAGATGTATTTACAAAACACCGTCCATTTTCTCAGAATGAAGAGTTATTCAG AAAGGGACAGCCAGTGGTTGAGTTCATATTTGCTGCTACGGAAGAGGCTATCTTTGTCCATGTTATTATATCTGCAAA GCATATACGAGCACTTTCAAGTGGTGACATTGATAAAATATCAGAGAATACATCTAATGTCTCCGGTGAGGGGCTTCCAG TTATTGTCTCACCTCATGGAATGCGTGGGAGGCTTACTGGATGTTGCCCAGCTGATCTTGTGAAGCAAGTGTATCTCAG TTCTAGCAAGCTTAGTGCTTCAAACGGCGTTGTTGGGCTACCATGCAATGCTTCTCAATCTGCTTATCAGCTTAAGGGCCAGAATTGCTATGTTGAAGTTAGCCTTGGTTGCACTGCACCGGAAAACAACAATATACAAGAAAGTTCAAATGTACAGAATAATTCATCCAGGCCTACCATAACTGAAGCCTCTGCAATGGCCAATGTTGTTCAGAGTAAAATACCAGATAACTGTGGAAAAATGCTTATTTACCCCCCCGAGGCTGTTCTTGTCCCAGTGGTGCAAACAGCATGTGCGAGATCATCTCTAAAAAG ATTCTGGCTGCAGAACTGGATTGGGCCCTCATTGTCCTTTACATCCTCCTTTATGCATTG TTTTGATTTTCATAGTGATGCCAAAGTCAATTCGTTGGATGGTTCTTGGCTTGAAGCAAATGTCATACGCTCTAATCGGCGTTATAACAGTAGTAGTAATAGCAATAGTAGTAGTGTTAGCAGCATAAGTACTTCGTCTAGTGATAGCGATTACAAGACCTCAGGAACTGGTGATCTTGAAGCAGACGCTGATTCTTTGATGTGTAGACAGTCTGGATTATCCTCTTTGGATCGGTCTCAAAATGACAATCTTAAGACG GGCTTTAAGAGGTCGAGAACTGGGATTTCAGAGTCATTTAGTCAGGGAGGAGCAGTGATAAATTCATCAACAAGTGACTATGCCTCAATGGAAGTAAATAATTCTGCAATTACTGGAGGAAATGATCAGAGCGGGCTTGAGTGGGGttgggatgatgatgatagagTAGGCATGGATATTCAGGCACTTCTGTCAGAGTTTGGAGATTTTGGTGACTTCTTTGAGAATGATGCTTTGCCATTTGGAGAG CCTCCAGGAACTGCAGAGTCTCAGGCTCTTATGTTTCCTGCAGCAGATAGTGTGGATGTTGGTAGCAGCTCTGGTCCTTCGATGATGGATGTGCAAGATCAGATGCTTTTACCAGTAGGTTTTCCATCGTTTGATAGCTTTAATCAACCACCACCGCCAGCAATTCTGGATGATTCACTGAGCAAACATCAAGAAGTTATAAAAAGCGCCACAGTTGCTAATCAAGTAAACAGTGCTTCCGCATCTATTGCTGGTGAATTCGATCACTTAATTAAAGCTGAAGCTCTGATATCATTCGCTCCAGAGTATGGAGCAGTTGAAACCCCTACAGGTGAGAACACCCATTCGATTTTCAGGAATCCCTATGTTCCGAAGTCCCGGGAAGTGGAGACTGCAAATTCAAGCTCAAATAGCTATGTCTATTCAGCAACCCCACCTTTGTCGCCTTGCTTTGATGCATCTGAGGAGAAGTCTGGTGTGACTGTAAACCTCAAAACAGGCACTGGAAGGCATGATACAAGCTCCATTCTTCAATCAAAGAAATATTACACTCATGTTGAAAGTGGAAAAGAGAAAAACGATGATAAGTTGTCTGGCTCTGTACATAGTGGCGCTACACATGAGGCTCAAGTAGGACAATCTCCGTTTTCTGGTTTTAATTCGACAAATTCTGTTAAATGTATCCACAATAAAACCGAGAAAGCCAATGAAGGGCTACTAAAAGCAGGCAGCTCCGGTCAATCAATGAAAACTGTGCTAGCGACAGAAGTTGAATGCCTTATGTGCCAAGCATTTATGTGTAAGATACGGCATACTCTATTATCTTCAAGCAGCTACCTTCCTGTTGGCATGAGCAGGATGTCAGGGTGTACCGTTATAAATCAGTCACAAGGTGAAGCAGTGGTTACAATGGACAATATGTCAAGCAAATCTGAGATgaggaagaaagaattaatacCAGTTAGGATAGCGGGTGATATTGATGGAGGATTACTGGATGGAACCCTTAATGCACCAGTTGCCGCCACTAATTCACCAGTTGGCGTTTGGCGCTCTGTTGGAGTTTCCAAGGGAATGAAGCAACCATCAGCTGGTTTAGAACCTGGCCACTCAATTCAGCATAATTCTTTCATTGAGGAAAGTATGCTAGCTTATGGGCTACGTCAACCGCTTCAAGAACTTCTTGATGGGATGGCTTTACTTGTGCAGCAAGCTACATCTCTTGTTGATGTTGCACTAGATGCCGATAGCAATGATGGTTCTTATGGTTGGCTCGCACTGCAGGAGCAGTGGAGGCGTGGCTTTTCATGTCGACCATCCATGGTTCATGCAGGTTGTGGGGGAGTATTGGCTTCCTGTCATTCGCTGGATGTTGCTGGTGTGGAGCTTATTGATCCACTTTCAGCTGAT GTTCAGGCATCATTTACCCTCACTCTGCTGCAGAATGATATAAAAACAGCTCTGAAATCTGCTTTCGGTACTATGGAAGGTCCTTTATCTGTTGTTGATTGGTGCAAAGGTCGCAGTCAATCAAATGATGGGGGAATATCTGGTGATGGTTTTTCTGCAGAGTCCACTGCAAGTGCAA ATGGAATTAGGGTGGATGAGGCAAGTGAGCGCAGATTAAGCCAAGACACTTGTCTATCAGAGTCAGAGCAGCTACCAGGCTCAAGGCTTAGGCCAACATTGGCTGCAGTACCGTATCCTGCTATACTTGTTGG ATACCAAGACGATTGGCTTAAGACATCACCTAGTTCTCTTCAGCTCTGGGAAAAGGCACCTTTTGAGCCTTATGCAATGCCCAAGCAT ATGACATATCATGTTGTCTGCCCAGACATCAATGCTCTAACAACAGCTGCAACTGATTTTTTTCAACAGCTTGGAACTG TTTATGAGACATGCAAACTTGGAACTCATTCACCTCAATGTATGGGAAATGAGATGGAGATAGATTCCGGCAAGAATGCATCTTCTGGTTTTGTTCTGATTGATTGCCCTCAGTCAATGAAGATAGACAGCAGTGGTGCATCTATGCTGGGATCAATCAGTGATTATTTCCTATCCCTTTCCAATGGATGGGATTTAGAAAGCTATTTGAAGTCTCTCTCAAAAGTTCTCAGAAATTTGAAGCTTACTTCATGCATGACCATGAATCCGAAAGAAGGAAGTACTGGTCCATGTACA GTGATATACGTGGTTTGCCCTTTCCCTGAGCCTCTTTCAGTTCTACAGACAGTGATCGAATCTTCTATTGCTGTTGGATCAGTGGTTCTTTCTTCAGACAAAGAGAGGCGATCTACGCTGCACAATCAAGTCGGGAAGGCCTTAAGTTACTCAGCAGCTGTGGATGAGGCACTCTCAAATGTTTTAACACTTTCTGGGTTTTGTATCCCTAAGTTGGTATTGCAGATTGTCACTGTGGATGCAATTTTTAGGGTTACAAGCCCTGCTCTGAGTGAGCTTGTCATACTGAAGGAAATTGCTTTCACAGTTTATAACAAAGCCCGCAGAATATCTCGAGGGTCCTCCAGTGACATGGTTCAGTCGTCATCCATGTCTGGTAGATCTCATCCCGGCCTGATGCAAATGACTTCCCCAGTTCCAGGGATGTGGAAGGACTGTCCTCGAAGCATAGGAACCTCCCTTCAGAGAGAGGCTGACCTTGATGCAAGCCTAAGGCCTGGTAGTTGGGACAACTGGCAAACATCTAGAGGGGGAGGTCTCGGATGTGAGCCAAACAGAATTGGGGATTTTTCTTGTCAAGATGAAACTCGTTATTTGTTTGAGCCCCTTTACATTCTTTCTGAACCAGGTTCGTTGGATCGTGGGCTTTCATTCCCGATGTCGGGTAATCCAATGGCTGAATCTTCAAAGCTTTTATTGGATGATGGTACAAGTGGAAGTTTTATGCAGAGTTCAGCTTCTTCAGGTGGTGGTGACACTGGACTAAACACTCAGTCTGAAACATCTGAACCAGATGGCTTTGGATCTGCACATCAGAAATCACTTCCAAGCTTgcattgttgttatggatggacTGAGGATTGGCGCTGGCTGGTGTGTATATGGACAGATTCCAGGGGAGAACTGCTTGATAATCATATATATCCATTTGGCGGAATAAGTAGTAGGCAGGATACTAAAGGTCTGCAATCTTTGTTTGTGCAAATTTTGCAACAAGGATGCCAGATACTTCAGGCATGTCCTCCTGAGGCTGCCATTGCCAAGCCTAGGGATTTTGTCATTGCTCGTATTGGATGCTTCCTTGAGCTTGAATGCCAGG AATGGCAGAAAGCCCTGTATTCAGTTGGGGGATCTGAGGTGAAGAAATGGTCTCTGCAGCTAAGGCGATCTGTGCCTGATGGAATGACTACTGCAAGTAGTAATGGTACATCCTTGCAGCAACAGGAAATAGGTCTGATTCAAGAAAGAGCACTTCCTTCCTCCCCTAGTCCATTGTACAGTACTCACTCAAAGGCTTCCTCTTTTATGAAAGGTGGCTTAGGTCAACCATCAACAAGGAAGCAGTTAATTGGTGGACAGGGTATAGCGGACAACTCCAGGGGCTTACTCCAATGGGTGCAAAGCATTAGTTTTGTCTCTCTTTCTATTGATCATTCCTTACAGCTTATGTTCCAAGCGGATTCAATGAGTCATG GGACAAGTCAAAGTAGTGGCATTATGAGCCAGCCAGGTTATCTTGAAGGTTATACTCCAGTTAAGTCCCTTGGTTCTACGTCCACCTCCTACATTCTAATCCCGTCACCCAGTATGAGATTCCTACCTCCTGTCAGTCTTCAGCTTCCCACTTGCCTGACTGCTGAATCACCACCACTTGCCCATCTTCTCCACAGCAAGGGATGTGCCATTCCCCTTTCAACAGGTTTTGTCGTTTCAAAAGCAGTACCTACTATGAGGAGAGATGCAAGGAGCATCTCAAAAGAAGAATGGCCCTCAGTTCTTTCTGTCAGCCTCGTTGATTACTATGGTGGCAGTAACATCATCCAAGAAAAGTTTTTGAAGGGTGTCAGTAAGGTTGGGGGAAGGGGTACAGGCTCGGAAACAAGAGACGTTGAAATAGCGACTCACTTGATTCTTGAGAACATAGCTGCAGAGCTCCATGCTTTATCATGGATGACTGTAAGTCCGGCATACTTGGAGAGACGATCTGCTTTGCCTTTTCATTGTGAGATGGTATTAAGGCTTCGAAGGCTGCTTCACTTTGCCGATAAGGAAGTTTCTCGGCAACCTGAGAAAAGCCAAGTTTAG